The Agromyces mariniharenae genome includes a window with the following:
- the trxB gene encoding thioredoxin-disulfide reductase — MRDIIIIGSGPAGFTAAIYAARAELKPLLIASSVEIGGELMNTTEVENYPGFPEGIMGPDLMAKFQAQAERFGTEVVYDDVVELELDGPVKRVKLGSGEVHEASAIIYATGSAYRKLGLPEEEILSGHGLSWCATCDGFFFRQKTIAVVGGGDSAMEEATFLTRFADKVYVIHRRDSLKASKIMQQRAFDNEKIEFIWNAEVTQIHGTEQVSGVTLRDTVTGELRALDLDGLFVAIGNDPRTHLVHGKLELTREGTIHVEGRSSRTSVPGVFAAGDVIDPFYRQAVTAAGTGTVAALDAEHYLAALAEAPSPEIAEIEAEAIEEAAAVENFARTR; from the coding sequence TTGCGCGACATCATCATCATCGGCTCGGGCCCGGCCGGATTCACGGCCGCGATCTACGCCGCACGCGCAGAGCTCAAGCCCCTGCTGATCGCCAGCTCGGTCGAGATCGGCGGCGAGCTGATGAACACCACCGAGGTCGAGAACTACCCGGGCTTCCCCGAGGGCATCATGGGCCCCGACCTGATGGCGAAGTTCCAGGCGCAGGCCGAGCGGTTCGGCACCGAGGTCGTCTACGACGATGTCGTGGAGCTCGAGCTCGACGGCCCCGTCAAGCGCGTGAAGCTCGGCAGCGGCGAGGTGCACGAGGCATCCGCCATCATCTACGCGACGGGCTCGGCCTACCGCAAGCTCGGCCTGCCCGAGGAGGAGATCCTCTCGGGTCACGGCCTCTCGTGGTGCGCCACCTGCGACGGCTTCTTCTTCCGCCAGAAGACCATCGCGGTCGTCGGCGGCGGCGACTCGGCGATGGAGGAGGCCACCTTCCTGACGCGATTCGCCGACAAGGTCTACGTCATCCACCGTCGCGACTCGCTGAAGGCGTCGAAGATCATGCAGCAGCGTGCGTTCGACAACGAGAAGATCGAGTTCATCTGGAACGCGGAGGTCACGCAGATCCACGGCACCGAGCAGGTGTCGGGCGTGACGCTTCGCGACACCGTGACGGGCGAGCTCCGCGCGCTCGACCTCGACGGCCTGTTCGTCGCGATCGGCAACGACCCGCGCACCCACCTCGTGCACGGCAAGCTCGAGCTCACGCGCGAGGGCACGATCCACGTCGAGGGTCGCTCGTCGCGCACGTCGGTTCCCGGCGTGTTCGCCGCCGGCGACGTGATCGATCCCTTCTACCGCCAGGCCGTCACGGCCGCCGGCACGGGCACCGTCGCGGCGCTCGACGCCGAGCACTACCTGGCCGCCCTCGCAGAGGCGCCGTCGCCCGAGATCGCCGAGATCGAGGCCGAGGCGATCGAAGAGGCCGCAGCCGTCGAGAACTTCGCCCGCACGCGCTGA
- a CDS encoding ParB/RepB/Spo0J family partition protein, with protein sequence MATKRTGLGRGIGALIPTVDDAARATRPVDVFFPDADSTPATAIAAVEQAAATEGLLTVPGARLARLSPDDIVPNAQQPRTVFDPEDLEELVHSVREFGVLQPIVVRPHPGEPGKYELVMGERRLRATKAAGLDSIPAVVKDTANEDMLRDALLENLHRSQLNPLEEASAYQQLLADFGITQEELASRIGRSRPQISNTLRLLKLPEAVQLRVAAGVLSAGHARAILAVSDDPEEMQRFADKIVNEELSVRAAEALAASSPKPSRAKPAAGKRQDFLDDLATRLGDRLNTRVKIAIGARKGQISIDFATVQDLRRILSDLGEELEGV encoded by the coding sequence ATGGCTACCAAGCGCACCGGACTCGGCCGTGGAATCGGCGCTCTCATCCCCACCGTCGATGATGCAGCCCGCGCGACTCGTCCGGTCGACGTCTTCTTTCCCGACGCCGACTCGACGCCCGCCACGGCCATCGCCGCCGTCGAGCAGGCCGCCGCGACGGAGGGCCTGCTCACGGTTCCCGGCGCGCGCCTGGCGCGGTTGAGCCCCGACGACATCGTCCCCAACGCGCAGCAGCCCCGCACGGTCTTCGACCCCGAGGACCTCGAGGAACTCGTCCACAGCGTCCGAGAGTTCGGCGTCCTGCAGCCCATCGTCGTCCGCCCGCACCCCGGTGAGCCCGGCAAGTACGAGCTCGTCATGGGCGAGCGCCGACTGCGTGCGACGAAGGCCGCCGGCCTGGACTCCATCCCGGCGGTCGTGAAGGACACGGCCAACGAGGACATGCTGCGCGATGCGCTGCTCGAGAACCTCCACCGGTCGCAGCTCAACCCGCTCGAGGAGGCGTCCGCCTACCAGCAGCTCCTCGCCGACTTCGGGATCACCCAGGAGGAGCTGGCCTCCCGCATCGGTCGCTCCCGTCCGCAGATATCCAACACCCTCCGCCTGCTCAAGCTCCCCGAGGCGGTGCAGCTCCGAGTCGCGGCCGGCGTGCTGAGCGCGGGCCACGCGCGGGCCATCCTCGCCGTGAGCGACGATCCTGAGGAGATGCAGCGGTTCGCCGACAAGATCGTCAACGAGGAGCTGTCGGTGCGCGCCGCCGAGGCGCTCGCGGCGAGCAGCCCGAAGCCGTCCCGCGCGAAGCCCGCCGCCGGCAAGCGGCAGGACTTCCTCGACGATCTCGCCACCCGCCTCGGGGACCGCCTGAACACCCGTGTGAAGATCGCGATCGGTGCCCGGAAAGGCCAGATCAGCATCGATTTCGCGACGGTTCAGGATCTCCGTCGCATCCTCAGCGACCTCGGCGAGGAACTCGAGGGCGTCTGA
- a CDS encoding PLP-dependent aminotransferase family protein: protein MEILSRNGSDVTSDVPQRTGNNLDPWYANYAERASGLAASEVRALFAVASRPEVVSLAGGMPFVSALPQELIVSSMERVMRTQGPVALQYGSGQGIPQLREHILDVMALEGIRGSVDNVVTATGSQQALDLVAKLFIDPGDVILAESPSYVGALGVFRSYQASVVHVAMDDDGLIPEALRQTIAHLRGQGRRIKFLYTIPNFHNPAGVTLSASRRPEILEICRENEILVLEDNPYGLLHFDEPAPNALRSLDEDHVIYLGSFSKTLAPGFRVGWALAPHAIREKLILAAESAILSPSSFSQLVVSEYLSTTDWRAQIDTFRGVYRERKDAMIEALGEYLPQLRWTNPNGGFYVWVTMPDVLDSKQMLPRAVKELVAYTPGTAFFADGRGRHAMRLSFCYPTPDAIRVGIRRLATVVNGELDLLDTFAGTGPLQLPPSADFDSAPPSDLK from the coding sequence ATGGAAATCCTGAGCAGAAACGGAAGCGACGTGACCTCTGACGTCCCCCAGCGGACCGGCAACAACCTCGACCCCTGGTACGCGAACTACGCCGAGCGAGCCTCCGGCCTCGCCGCCTCCGAGGTCCGAGCCCTGTTCGCCGTCGCGTCGCGCCCCGAAGTGGTGTCGCTCGCGGGCGGCATGCCGTTCGTCTCGGCGCTTCCGCAGGAGCTCATCGTCTCGTCGATGGAGCGGGTCATGCGAACACAGGGCCCCGTCGCGCTGCAGTACGGATCGGGGCAGGGAATCCCGCAGTTGCGCGAGCACATCCTCGACGTCATGGCGCTCGAGGGCATCCGTGGCTCGGTCGACAACGTCGTGACGGCCACCGGCTCGCAGCAGGCGCTCGACCTCGTGGCGAAGCTCTTCATCGACCCGGGCGACGTGATCCTCGCCGAGTCGCCGAGCTACGTGGGCGCGCTCGGGGTGTTCCGGTCGTACCAGGCGAGCGTCGTGCACGTCGCCATGGACGACGACGGCCTCATCCCCGAGGCACTCCGCCAGACGATCGCCCACCTGCGCGGACAGGGTCGGCGCATCAAGTTCCTCTACACGATCCCGAACTTCCACAACCCGGCAGGCGTGACCCTCTCGGCCTCGCGTCGCCCCGAGATCCTCGAGATCTGCCGCGAGAACGAGATCCTCGTGCTCGAGGACAACCCCTACGGCCTGCTGCACTTCGACGAGCCGGCGCCGAACGCCCTGCGCTCGCTCGACGAGGACCACGTCATCTACCTCGGCTCGTTCTCGAAGACGCTCGCCCCTGGCTTCCGCGTCGGATGGGCGCTCGCGCCGCACGCCATCCGCGAGAAGCTCATCCTCGCGGCCGAGTCGGCGATCCTCTCGCCGAGCTCGTTCAGCCAACTGGTGGTCTCCGAATACCTGTCGACCACCGACTGGCGCGCCCAGATCGACACCTTCCGGGGGGTCTACCGCGAACGCAAGGACGCGATGATCGAGGCGCTGGGGGAGTACCTCCCGCAACTGCGATGGACGAACCCGAACGGCGGCTTCTACGTCTGGGTCACCATGCCCGACGTGCTCGACTCCAAGCAGATGCTGCCGCGCGCGGTGAAGGAGCTCGTCGCATACACGCCCGGCACCGCGTTCTTCGCCGACGGCCGTGGTCGCCACGCGATGCGGCTGTCGTTCTGCTATCCCACGCCCGACGCCATCCGGGTCGGCATCCGTCGCCTGGCCACGGTCGTGAACGGCGAGCTCGACCTTCTCGACACGTTCGCCGGCACCGGCCCGCTGCAACTGCCGCCGAGCGCCGACTTCGACTCCGCCCCGCCATCCGACCTCAAGTGA
- the yidC gene encoding membrane protein insertase YidC translates to MPDFLGLILWPIKWAIELILVAFHSMWTFFGLDPDAGVTWVLSIVGLVIVVRAALIPIFVRQIKSQRRMLEVAPQLKKIQDKYKGKKDQFSREAMSRETMELYKKTGTNPLSSCLPLLLQMPIFFGLFSVLNDASVHDRAGVGALSQELADSFANAVFLGAPLNSTFIEAWNNGGQPWQTMVVASVMIVLMTASQFITQLQIVSKNMSPETKASPMFRQQRILLYLLPLVFAVSGVAFPLGVMFYWLVSNFWTMGQQFLVIRNMPTPGSEAARAREARLAKKGKLVVEEKHENDVAEPKKPTTTQRQQPMGKARAKKQGGK, encoded by the coding sequence ATGCCTGATTTTCTCGGCTTGATCCTCTGGCCCATCAAGTGGGCCATCGAGTTGATCCTCGTCGCCTTCCATTCGATGTGGACGTTCTTCGGGCTCGACCCCGATGCGGGTGTCACCTGGGTGCTCTCGATCGTCGGGCTGGTCATCGTCGTTCGCGCGGCGCTCATCCCGATCTTCGTGCGCCAGATCAAGAGCCAGCGTCGCATGCTCGAGGTCGCTCCCCAGCTCAAGAAGATCCAGGACAAGTACAAGGGCAAGAAGGACCAGTTCTCGCGCGAGGCCATGTCGCGCGAGACGATGGAGCTCTACAAGAAGACCGGGACCAACCCGCTCTCCTCGTGCCTCCCGCTCCTGCTCCAGATGCCGATCTTCTTCGGCCTCTTCTCGGTGCTCAACGACGCGTCCGTGCACGACCGAGCCGGCGTCGGTGCCCTCTCGCAGGAGCTCGCCGACTCGTTCGCGAATGCCGTGTTCCTCGGAGCCCCGTTGAACTCCACCTTCATCGAGGCGTGGAACAACGGCGGTCAGCCGTGGCAGACCATGGTGGTCGCGTCGGTGATGATCGTCCTGATGACCGCATCGCAGTTCATCACGCAGCTGCAGATCGTCTCGAAGAACATGTCGCCCGAGACCAAGGCGAGCCCCATGTTCCGCCAGCAGCGCATCCTGCTGTACCTGCTCCCGCTGGTGTTCGCGGTTTCGGGTGTCGCCTTCCCGCTCGGCGTCATGTTCTACTGGCTCGTCTCGAACTTCTGGACCATGGGTCAGCAGTTCCTGGTCATCCGCAACATGCCGACCCCCGGGTCCGAAGCGGCCCGTGCTCGTGAAGCTCGCCTCGCCAAGAAGGGCAAGCTCGTCGTCGAGGAGAAGCACGAGAACGACGTCGCCGAGCCGAAGAAGCCGACGACCACGCAGCGCCAGCAGCCGATGGGCAAGGCCCGTGCGAAGAAGCAGGGCGGAAAGTAG
- a CDS encoding ParA family protein, producing MADQLADETRRRQALEGEVLPLPARTRIMTISNQKGGVGKTTTAVNLAAALARTGAHVLVIDLDPQGNASTALGVDHRSEQQSVYEVLVADLPLSEVVQPSTEHERLDCVPATIHLAGAEIELVSLVAREQRLRRALDAHLAAMDRPYDYVFIDCPPSLGLLTINAFVAAREVLIPIQCEYYALEGLSQLLSNIELIEKHLNPDLRLSTILLTMYDSRTNLAQQVAQEVRDHFPTQTLGTIIPRSVRVSEAPSYGQSVISYDFASTGSLSYREAAAEIARRGLANQNTQKDMH from the coding sequence CTGGCCGATCAACTCGCCGACGAGACGCGACGTCGCCAGGCACTCGAGGGTGAGGTCCTTCCCCTGCCCGCGCGCACGCGCATCATGACGATCTCGAACCAGAAGGGCGGCGTCGGCAAGACGACGACGGCCGTCAATCTCGCCGCGGCGCTGGCTCGCACCGGTGCGCATGTGCTGGTCATCGACCTCGACCCGCAGGGCAACGCGTCGACGGCCCTCGGGGTCGATCACCGGTCGGAGCAGCAGAGCGTCTACGAAGTGCTCGTCGCGGACCTCCCCCTCTCCGAGGTGGTCCAACCGTCGACCGAGCACGAGCGCTTGGATTGCGTTCCCGCGACCATCCACCTCGCCGGCGCGGAGATCGAACTCGTGTCCCTCGTCGCTCGCGAGCAGCGCCTCCGCCGTGCGCTCGACGCGCACCTCGCCGCGATGGACCGACCGTACGACTACGTGTTCATCGACTGCCCGCCGTCGCTCGGCCTGCTCACGATCAACGCGTTCGTCGCTGCGCGCGAGGTGCTCATCCCCATCCAGTGCGAGTACTACGCGCTGGAGGGCCTGTCCCAGCTCTTGAGCAACATCGAGCTCATCGAGAAGCACCTCAATCCCGACCTCCGGCTCTCGACGATCCTCCTCACGATGTACGACTCGCGCACGAACCTCGCGCAGCAGGTCGCCCAGGAGGTGCGGGATCATTTCCCGACGCAGACGCTCGGAACGATCATCCCCCGCTCCGTCCGGGTCTCGGAGGCGCCCAGCTACGGCCAGAGCGTGATCAGCTACGACTTCGCCTCGACCGGGTCGCTCTCCTATCGCGAAGCAGCGGCGGAGATCGCACGGCGCGGCCTCGCGAACCAGAACACCCAGAAGGACATGCACTGA
- the rsmG gene encoding 16S rRNA (guanine(527)-N(7))-methyltransferase RsmG, producing MTDGLEPEPAAAADLFGEHIAKGRQFTEALARHGEERGLVGPLELPRLWTRHVLNSALVAPLLRPGRVGDVGSGAGLPGLVLGIMRPDVSFVLIEPMERRVAWLERQVDELGLANVEVVRARAEEAKLKGALDQVTARAVSALRTLIPITAPLLRPGGELVLMKGAGVDGEIGAAEKAIRKYKVHDAEVLVLGEGVVSEVTRVFRATVG from the coding sequence ATGACCGACGGTCTCGAGCCCGAGCCCGCGGCGGCCGCCGACCTGTTCGGCGAGCACATCGCGAAGGGACGGCAGTTCACCGAGGCGCTGGCACGCCACGGCGAGGAGCGCGGACTCGTCGGACCACTGGAACTCCCCCGCCTCTGGACGCGCCACGTGCTCAACAGCGCACTTGTGGCTCCGTTGCTCCGTCCGGGCCGGGTCGGTGACGTCGGATCGGGCGCGGGCCTTCCTGGCTTGGTGCTCGGCATCATGCGTCCCGACGTGTCATTCGTCCTCATCGAGCCGATGGAGCGGCGCGTCGCGTGGCTCGAGCGTCAGGTCGACGAGTTGGGGCTCGCCAACGTCGAGGTCGTCCGGGCGCGCGCTGAGGAGGCAAAGCTGAAGGGCGCACTCGACCAGGTGACCGCGCGGGCCGTCAGCGCACTCCGCACCCTCATCCCCATCACCGCTCCCCTGCTCCGCCCGGGTGGTGAGCTCGTGCTCATGAAGGGCGCCGGCGTCGACGGCGAGATCGGGGCCGCCGAGAAGGCGATCCGCAAGTACAAGGTGCACGACGCAGAGGTGCTCGTGCTCGGTGAGGGCGTCGTGAGCGAGGTCACGCGAGTGTTCCGCGCGACGGTGGGCTGA
- the trxA gene encoding thioredoxin, whose amino-acid sequence MTARAVNEATWEQEVLNNEKAVLVDFWAEWCGPCRMVSPILDQIATEHAEKLDIVKLNVDENPNLAMKYQITAIPAFKVFQKGEVVKTVVGAKPKPALEADLAAYIS is encoded by the coding sequence ATGACTGCACGTGCCGTGAACGAGGCCACCTGGGAGCAGGAGGTCCTGAACAACGAGAAGGCCGTCCTCGTCGACTTCTGGGCCGAGTGGTGCGGGCCGTGTCGCATGGTCAGCCCGATCCTCGACCAGATCGCGACCGAGCACGCCGAGAAGCTCGACATCGTCAAGCTCAACGTCGACGAGAACCCCAACCTCGCGATGAAGTACCAGATCACCGCGATCCCCGCGTTCAAGGTCTTCCAGAAGGGCGAGGTCGTCAAGACCGTCGTCGGCGCCAAGCCGAAGCCCGCTCTCGAGGCCGACCTCGCCGCCTACATCTCGTAG
- a CDS encoding D-alanine--D-alanine ligase family protein: MSDSSGLYVVVLAGGISHERDVSLRSGRRVADALAEAGHRVVLRDPDAGLLPYLANEHPDVVFPALHGSSGEDGSLLDLLNALGVPTVGSTGAAARRAWSKPVASSLATHAGLAVPRSIVLSNEAFRELGAASVLRVVREALEGDLVVKPGSGGSAQGVTIVDEPNELPRAMVEAFTYDDVAVVEHRVHGTEIAVAVIDTGDGPRALTPVEIEPRTGVYGFQARYNAGETTFYAPSRLSDAVSTSVADAAVHAHRTLGLRDLSRIDFIVDTEGTPWFLEANVIPGLTETSLVPLAIEASGTDAATVYSGLVRAAAARAQV, encoded by the coding sequence ATGAGCGATTCCAGCGGTCTGTACGTGGTCGTTCTGGCCGGCGGCATCTCGCACGAGCGCGACGTGTCCCTGCGTTCGGGTCGTCGCGTCGCCGACGCCCTCGCCGAGGCCGGCCACCGCGTCGTGCTCCGCGATCCCGATGCGGGACTCCTCCCGTATCTCGCGAACGAGCATCCCGATGTGGTGTTCCCGGCGCTGCACGGCTCGAGCGGCGAGGACGGCTCCCTGCTCGACCTCCTCAATGCGCTCGGCGTGCCGACGGTCGGCTCGACCGGCGCCGCTGCGCGACGCGCGTGGTCGAAGCCCGTGGCCAGCTCGCTCGCGACGCACGCCGGCCTCGCCGTGCCACGGTCGATCGTGCTGTCGAACGAGGCGTTCCGCGAGCTCGGGGCCGCCAGCGTGCTCCGCGTGGTGCGCGAGGCGCTCGAGGGAGACCTCGTCGTGAAGCCCGGATCGGGCGGGTCCGCCCAGGGCGTCACCATCGTCGACGAGCCGAACGAGCTTCCGCGCGCGATGGTCGAGGCGTTCACCTATGACGACGTGGCCGTCGTGGAGCACCGTGTGCACGGCACCGAGATCGCAGTCGCCGTGATCGACACCGGTGACGGCCCGCGCGCGCTCACGCCCGTCGAGATCGAGCCGCGGACCGGCGTCTACGGGTTCCAGGCCCGCTACAACGCGGGGGAGACCACCTTCTATGCGCCCTCGCGACTCAGCGATGCGGTCAGCACGTCAGTGGCGGATGCCGCGGTGCACGCGCATCGCACGCTCGGGCTGCGCGACCTCTCGCGTATCGACTTCATCGTCGACACCGAGGGCACCCCGTGGTTCCTCGAGGCGAACGTGATTCCCGGGCTCACCGAGACGTCGCTCGTACCGCTCGCGATCGAGGCCTCGGGCACGGATGCCGCGACGGTCTACAGCGGTCTGGTGCGCGCCGCGGCGGCACGCGCCCAGGTCTGA
- a CDS encoding protein jag: protein MTNVQHEAEDRSIAQLEEEGDIAADYIEELLDICDLDGDIDIDARNGRAYVSVNAGEGANLRMLSKPETVSALQELTRLAVQTKTGAFSRLILDIGGSRDARRDELAGLVSRAVERIEGGAAEAALPPMSSYERKLVHDLVSERGFYSESRGEGADRHTVITRSA from the coding sequence ATGACGAACGTGCAGCACGAAGCCGAGGACCGCTCGATCGCCCAGCTCGAGGAGGAAGGCGACATCGCCGCGGACTACATCGAGGAACTCCTCGACATCTGCGACCTCGACGGTGACATCGACATCGACGCCCGGAACGGCCGCGCGTACGTCTCGGTGAACGCCGGCGAGGGTGCGAACCTCCGCATGCTGTCGAAGCCCGAGACGGTGAGCGCTCTGCAGGAACTCACGCGCCTTGCCGTGCAGACCAAGACCGGTGCGTTCTCGCGACTGATCCTCGATATCGGCGGCTCGCGCGACGCGCGCCGCGACGAGCTCGCAGGTCTCGTCTCCCGTGCGGTGGAGCGCATCGAAGGCGGGGCCGCTGAGGCAGCGCTCCCCCCGATGTCGTCGTATGAGCGGAAGCTCGTGCACGATCTCGTGAGCGAGCGCGGCTTCTACTCGGAGTCGCGAGGCGAGGGCGCCGACCGGCACACGGTCATCACTCGCAGTGCCTGA
- the murJ gene encoding murein biosynthesis integral membrane protein MurJ, with protein sequence MADPDRIGRASAFLASGTIVSRVLGFVKAIVLAAAIGVVGSTSADAFAVANGLPNTVYVIVAGGVLSAVLVPQIVRASTHTDGGSAYINKLLTLALTVIGAATVLATALAPVLTWIYAGSNTEILPLAVAFAWWCLPQIFFYGLYTLLGEVLNARRSFGPFTWVPVLNNVVALIGLVIFGILFGFDPDGTRAIDDWTPGMVAVLAGSATLGIVVQAVVLFWFWRRVGLRYRPDFRWRGVGLGAAGRMAGWTFGMLLLTTFAGIVQTQVVLLASGEGASVAAIDNAWLVFMLPHSVITVSIATAYFTRMSEHAHAGDLDRVRDDLSSAVRGVSVILVLAAVVLMVVAYPFGAVFQPGLTLASALGNVIIAFAIGLVGFSILFVVQRTFYALGDTRTPFFFTLFQVIVFTVAALSCILLPLEWTAVGIALSTTLAGTAQLVLALVLLRRQLHRLDGRRIAVSLGRDLAAAVLPVIAGVVLLVLLGGTTEDGFAVSNRVGAIVSMAIIGAVMAALYFGVLWALRSPELRGFAEPLVARVRRR encoded by the coding sequence GTGGCTGACCCCGACCGGATCGGCCGCGCGAGCGCCTTCCTCGCTTCAGGCACGATCGTCTCCCGCGTGCTGGGCTTCGTGAAGGCCATCGTGCTCGCGGCGGCCATCGGCGTCGTCGGGTCGACCTCCGCCGACGCGTTCGCCGTCGCCAACGGCCTGCCGAACACCGTCTACGTGATCGTGGCGGGCGGCGTGCTCTCGGCCGTGCTCGTGCCGCAGATCGTGCGCGCAAGCACGCACACCGACGGCGGCAGCGCCTACATCAACAAGCTCCTCACGCTCGCGCTCACCGTGATCGGCGCCGCCACCGTGCTCGCGACGGCGCTCGCCCCGGTGCTCACCTGGATCTACGCGGGCTCGAACACCGAGATCCTCCCGCTCGCGGTCGCGTTCGCGTGGTGGTGCCTGCCGCAGATCTTCTTCTACGGGCTCTACACGCTGCTCGGCGAGGTGCTGAACGCCCGCCGCAGCTTCGGGCCGTTCACCTGGGTGCCCGTGCTCAACAACGTGGTGGCGCTCATCGGCCTCGTGATCTTCGGCATCCTCTTCGGGTTCGACCCCGACGGAACCCGGGCCATCGACGACTGGACGCCCGGCATGGTCGCGGTGCTTGCCGGCTCCGCGACGCTCGGCATCGTCGTGCAGGCCGTCGTGCTCTTCTGGTTCTGGCGTCGCGTCGGTCTGCGCTACCGCCCCGACTTCCGGTGGCGCGGCGTCGGGCTGGGAGCGGCGGGCCGCATGGCCGGCTGGACGTTCGGGATGCTGCTGCTCACGACGTTCGCCGGCATCGTGCAGACCCAGGTCGTGCTGCTCGCCTCGGGCGAGGGGGCATCCGTCGCGGCGATCGACAACGCGTGGCTCGTGTTCATGCTGCCGCACTCGGTCATCACCGTCTCGATCGCGACCGCGTACTTCACCCGCATGAGCGAGCACGCGCACGCCGGCGACCTCGACCGGGTCCGCGACGACCTCTCGAGCGCCGTCCGGGGCGTCAGTGTCATCCTCGTGCTCGCGGCGGTCGTGCTCATGGTCGTGGCCTACCCGTTCGGCGCGGTCTTCCAGCCCGGACTCACGCTCGCGTCCGCGCTCGGCAACGTCATCATCGCATTCGCCATCGGCCTGGTCGGGTTCAGCATCCTCTTCGTCGTGCAGCGCACGTTCTACGCGCTGGGCGACACTCGCACCCCGTTCTTCTTCACGCTCTTCCAGGTGATCGTCTTCACAGTCGCCGCGCTCTCATGCATCCTGCTGCCGCTCGAGTGGACGGCGGTCGGCATCGCCCTCTCGACGACGCTCGCCGGAACGGCGCAGCTCGTGCTCGCGCTCGTGCTGCTGCGGCGGCAGCTCCACCGGCTCGACGGACGGCGCATCGCGGTGAGCCTCGGACGCGACCTCGCGGCGGCCGTCCTGCCCGTCATCGCCGGCGTCGTGCTCCTCGTGCTGCTGGGCGGCACGACCGAGGACGGATTCGCTGTCAGCAACCGGGTCGGCGCGATCGTCTCCATGGCGATCATCGGCGCCGTGATGGCGGCGCTCTACTTCGGGGTGCTGTGGGCGCTGCGCTCGCCCGAGCTGCGCGGATTCGCCGAACCGCTGGTCGCGCGAGTGCGGCGACGCTGA